The DNA window GAAGTTCATCCCCTTTTTGAGGATAACTAACTTACTGTTGGATGTGGTACTTTTATTGACATCAACATGCCTCGATTTATTGTTATGAATGTTATTTTCAATTTCATACGTTTTTAAGTTGTTGTTTCCATTAGTGCCATGAATTCCATCATCCTGATCCTGTAAGTTAATGATCAGGTCAAGGGAGAAGCCAATATATCCTACATTTGCTCTCGTTATTATCGTGCCCCTGAACTTATATTTGGTGCAACTGAGTATACATCATCAATTGATATCTGGTCTGCTGGTTGTGTCCTGGCTGAGCTTCTTTTGGGCCAGGTTTGTGTCATTGCTGTTGTGGTGTATAAGGAGCTTCAATATTTCTTCCTATGGTCTATTTACGGCAACTATACCATTCTCTTTTTCAGCCTCTCTTTCCAGGAGAAAATGCAGTGGATCAACTTGTAGAGATTATCAAGGTGTGTTTTACATCACTTATTACATTTGATGAATCATAAATAAGAGCAATGACATAGCTCTATACCTCCATCATACAATTTTCTCAAATAGGTACTTGGTACTCCAACCCGAGAAGAAATCCGATGCATGAATCCAAATTACACGGATTTCAGGTTCCCCCAGATTAAGGCCCATCCTTGGCACAAGGTATGTGTTTGTTGCTTTTAAGCTGTTTCTGGTATGGGCCAAAAGTTTCCTTTATAACTGATTGACAAATTATTTTTCCAGGTTTTCCATAAACGGATGCCTCCGGAGGCCATTGATCTTGCTTCTAGGCTACTACAGTACTCTCCAAATCTTCGATGCACAGCAGTAAGTTTGACTTTTATAGCGCCTCTGGATTCTAAATTCATAAGCCGAAAATCTTCAGTAATGTATTAAAGAATTTTATATTTCTCTGGTGCAGCTAGAAGCATGCGCCCATCCTTTCTTTGATGAGCTCCGGGAGCCCAATGCCCGCCTCCCAAATGGTCGCTCTTTTCCTCCTCTCTTCAACTTTAAACAGGAAGTATGTTTCCCTTTATCTTGTCTCGTCttgtttcttttcttctccttACTCTTCCTTCCCATTATTTCTTATTTAACCTTGTATTCTCTTGAATCCATAGTTGAATGGAGCTTCACCTGAATTGATGAACAAGTTGATACCAGAGCATATCAGGCGGCAAGCTGGTCTGAATTTTCCCGTTCCTAATCCTGTTGGGACGTGATCCAAATCAAATGAGACGGTATGTATGATCATTTGATGGATTGAGTAGCTAAATGGTCTCTTGGTGATGCTGTCAGGACTCAGGTCCTAAGTTGGTGGTTTTGAGGTCTGCCAGTAATATATACTGAATACATGCACATATTGACTACTTTGTCGGTGCGTCTAATGTTCGTTGTAGCTGAACAAGTTTCGTCTCTTCTGTACATCCATTTTGGTTTAAACCCAAGATTATGATATGTAGGAAGCAAATATGATTGTGTTGGTATTAGTCTTAGCAGCAGGATTTTAAGTTTATATCTGTATGTTTTCAGTTCCTGTTCTGTTTTTATCCCTCGACAACCTGTAACTTGTCAAATTCTTAAAAGCCTTATTTTGAAGCTATGTTTTTACTCTTTACATTTAAAGAAGCCATGGCTAGCTATAAATTCTAAAAACAGTTATTGAAGTTAAAACTATAGGAGATTCTCTAGTTTTATTGGTTCACCCTTATATGAATTGAAGCAACTTGGATCTTTGACATTTGGTATGGTCTATAGTTCTTGAATGGATGCATTTATCGTTACATTATAAAATGTGTTTTCGTAAAAGATGCACGATTTATATAATCAAGATTTATGAAACGTATTGGTTTGCACTTATTTTATTAGTGATAAATTTGGGTAGTACACATATACACATTATAGCCTATAAAATAAAGTGAGATTCACGAGGGGAAACATATTTGGACATCTATGATGCATCAAcctcaattaaacaaaattaggtTTGAGAATGTGGAGTAATGAATCTCGTATTAGCATTTACTAatacttttcttttctgaatggTATTCCAGTAATGACTAATACCATATCTAATGGTACactgaaataaaaatgaaatagacaAAACtaatcttattttttatttttaagtaaaatatagcttttaatttaatatacatATTTGGAGTAAAATCATTCTTTGACGTGACATCCAtactaaataaatttaaatttaatataaatggtTAGATGTGCTTTACGTATTTGATATAGTTGAATGGTTAGATATGCTTTAAGTGCGTGATATGAAGTTAGAGGCTTGAGATAATAATACTCAACTTTTGATACTCTGCGTAATAAAGAACAATCCAAGCTCTAATGATTTTAGCAAAAACAATTTACAATTAGATGATAAACTATAATTTATAACGAACTAGCAGTAATAAGTTTGAAGTCCGACAACTTGTAATCGGTGTTCAAATTATGCAATCACCATCACCAATAGTCCAATACGATTGGATCTaaatattctttattttaattacttttttatttttgttctttCGGCATACCCATCTCCATCATGCAAGTTTGATAATTGGTATTGTCCTTCCAAACCCATGTCCCACTAACAAAAGTTAATGTAATAAAAGTTAACGAAATCGAAAGTAACATTTCAATTGTCAATTAAAACATCACATGGCATAACAACTTTCAACAAATCTTGCAATACCTCCTTTAAATTGGCCCAACTGCAACACTATCAGGAACATGAATATTTGTTGACTAACCAAAAGAGTTTCCACCACTCGCGTTATTGGAGCTCTAATTTCTCTTCAGTAGTATTACCCAAATCAAAATCGCACaaatccattttattttctaagaATCACATAAATTATGGCTccatatatacatatttatatatatgaagCATCCAAGAAGGAAAATTGGTCCCCACCTAACCTGACTTAGTGACCTCATGTATAGCATTCGCCAAATAACCAACATTGCCAGTGGTGACTCCAGCCATACTGTATTCGAGTTTATACGGATCAAAAGTAGGCACACAAGATCCATGTCCGTGCACACACACGCaaagggagagggagagggagatggTGTGTTACCTGATACGCCCATTGCGAGTCATGTAAATGTGAAATTCATTTGTCAAGAGATCTACTTGCTCAGGCGTCATGCCACTATAGCAGAACATGCCAATCTGTAGCAGTATTAAATCTTTTTagatataaaaatgataaaaaaatttaagaatttATTAACAGAACGAAAGAAGAATTGATTTCAATGACCTGCTTAGTTATGTGCTCCCATGAAAGAGGTGAACCCAACTTTTCAAGATTCTGCTTTAGAGCAGTTCTCATTCCAATGATTCGATCAGCCATCCCCTGGAGAGGACAAAGTAACTCTTATTGTTACGAGTAGTACAAGTAATACATTGGCCAATTTCCAGTCATGTATCGAGAACATTTTTGTGAAAAAAGGCAGATTTCAATTGAACGAAAAACAAGTTTAGGACCCTTGAAGACACATTTTACTCTTCTTATTCTCCTTTGTGCTTGTCACTATTTAACATCAAAAATCACATAAGCTCCAAGCATATATATGTGTTAGAACCAAATTTCAATCAGCATTTATCAGCGAGGTTAAGATGAGCTTAACAGAAGCCAAAACATAATGCAAAACTGGATGTGGTAGAACCAAATCATGTATCTGACAGAAGACAATACATAATGCAAAAAGATGTCAGTACATTACCTTTACTTCTTTCAGCCACAATTTTTTCAAATCTGGATCACTAAGAATGGTGGAAACAATGAGGGCACCGTGAACAGGGGGGTTACTGTACATGGGTCTTGCGAGCTGCTGCAACTGACTTTTCACTGCCACAGCTTGTTTCTCGTCCTCACAAACCACACTACAATCAAGAAAGAGCGTATAATTGGccgagtatcattttatcatggtTAATTGAAGAACTGGGCTTCAAGCAATGAACTTTAATTTGTAGTAATATAATTTCAAGGTAATATTAATGTAGTTAGAAAATTTACCTGAGACAGCCCACTCTCTGACCATAAAGTCCCATATTTTTAGCATATGATTGTGCACATCCTATTAGATGGCCATCCTCAAGAAAAATCCGAATGGACTTGGCATCCCTTTCTGGATCACCACTGGCAAAACCTTGATATGCCATGTCGAATAAGGCAAAATGTCCTTTAACCTGAAGATAACAAATTTTACCACATCAGTAAATTAACACACTGTTGCATAATCAATTATAAGAGAATATTAATATGCAAACTAGCAACATATACATGCAACAGAGTTTCAAACCAAGGAATGTGACCTTAAATTGGTTTGAGATCTCTTTCCACTGTTCTTCCGTAGGATCCACTCCAGTTGGATTATGAGCACAAGCATGAAGGAGAAAGAAAGACCCGTTTGGCGCATTCTGTTCCCAAATTGAAAAAGGAAGTAACAATCTAATTATAATTGATATACAGTAAGTCAGCATAAAGATCCAGTTCAAGGTGTATAAAAGTTATTTGCACCTTCACGTCATCCATCAATCCAGCAAAGTCCAAACCCTTTGATTCTGGATGATAGTAATGGAATGTTCTCTGAGGGACATGAGCATCTCTCCAGATATTGTGATGACTGCCACAAATCATAGTATGTCGTGAATTATGCTAGCAAATAGCTGTTTAAGTGAGAGTAGAATAACCGGTGCAAGGTACAACATAATTTTATAGAGACTCATAGTCAGTGTTGTTAGGGGCGTGTGGCATTCCGGGGCGATTAGGTAAAACCAAAGGAGAGCACCCCACGAATCAGGGcgtgaataaaaaaattactaaaatctgaaaaaaaaaatagacagAAAAACAGGAAAACAAGTAATACTAACTTTGACCAGGTAGGAACTGGAATGAAAATCTGTGAGTCAGGGGAAAAACGCTTCTGGAAGTCTGCAAAGAGCCTGCATGCACCAGTTCCTGAAAGAGCTTGTACTGCTGCAATTCTCTTGTCTTTAATTAAGTCGGAGTCCTCCCCATAAGCCAGCTTTAAAGTCTCTTGAACCATGTTCACACTTCCGCCCATGGGAAGATATTCCCTGAATCAAAAGCAGTTAATTCTAAATCCTCTGTACAAAATATCCATGATCTAGAACCATTTTTCCACTTTACTGGGGAGGATGGAGGAATTGGGATTCATACCCATTTAGAACAATTTTACAAACGACAAATTTAGAATTAGAAGCCATGGGTCTTATTGACATAATTTAGGTTCATTTTCTCCACTATAATTAGACTTGAAAATCTATCTGAGGCGCACTTTTGTATTAATCATGTATTTTTTAGAATTAGCCATTCCACTAAACTTTTTGTGACATAGAATAACTATAAGAGCACACATCTAAGTACAACCTGGCTCCAATATATATATGAAACATTGTAATATAATACCACTATTTGTTTACAAATCTACATTTTAATCATGATTTCATTTTTCTTCCTTGAGCATATAACACACATTCTTCAGGTGTGATAAAGCTATGATGGACCAAAGAAGATGGAAAACAAAAAAGAATCAGGAATTCTTATCCTCAAGCTGCATAAAAAAGGGAATCAAACTGAGCATTAATTAAAGTTTGAAACAGGTACCACGGCACAGCTATAACTTGAAAAGAAATGGATTGAAATGTCTACTAAGAATCTCACATAATGCCACTACTTTATCACCTAACAACCACCTCCTACTTTAATGTGAAATTCTCGGATGGAAAGGGCTAACACCAACCTCACACCATCTAACGGCACTGGATCAATGAGTGGTAATAAACAGTATATTTCACCCTATCATCCACACTATCGATTTGAATTCTCTGTTGTAAAACAGCGTTTCTTATACTGTTCCGTTGTATTAATTCATGATAGTCGAGCATTAATTATACAGATACACCCTATCATCCACACTATTCTCTATTGTAATTGTAAAACAGTGTTTCTTATACTGTTCCATTGTATCAATTAACGATAAATGAACATTAATTATACAGATACGAAACATCATTGTGAAACAAAATAACTCTGATACAGTGATACTAACTAGCACAGATCACGCATTATGAATGATTTACAGCAGAGCATTAGCGATTatcaaacaactcaaaaacaatgaACCATTACTACCTATCGAGTGTTTTCAGAGAAATAAATTTACAGCAGTAAGTTTTAACAAAAGAAATCTTACATGTTCGAATTGCCGGCGATTCTCCTCTCAGCTTCTCTGACGCACTCCAGGACCACCGGCTTTCCGTTATCATCACGATAAGCTCCCTTTCACCGAACAATGCAAACACATAATTAGGAAAGAGGAAAAGGAAGATCGTGATTCCATTAAAATTCACCAGTTTTATTCCGAAAAACAACGAAACACGCAACTTCCGCAAAATAAGTCAACATAATTCCGCAAAAAGCACTGATCTATTCCTAGTTCGATCAGGGGAAGATAAGATCAAATCAAAACACATGGAGTAACAAAAAAAAGGTAAGAGAATAAAGAAGCTAAGAAACATAGCAGCCAAAGACAAGAGAAATGCATCCGAAAATCATCAGCGCGGCGAAATACTCACAACGCCGACATTGACTTTTGCAGGACTAGGATCGGCGAGGAAAGCTTCGGTGACGCCGAGGATGGGATCCTTGGGAGCAGGCTCCACGTGGCGCCACCACGCCGTGGACATGGATCGCGCAGCTCCGGAGCTGGCGAGACGACACGATGACCCGGCCCGAATGAGGTGCGCCATTGGAGATGGAGTGCGGCGGAGCAGAAGCGAAGGAGAGCGAGAATTGGAAGCGGAGATCCGATTCGATTAATTTATTGTTGCTTTTGTCTAGAAATGCGCAATCTTTTCCATGGACAAAATCGCCGATAAAAAAGCCTGTAGATATCGGCGCCGAGTTGGGATTTACGTCTTTCACCCGACTCACTTGTTGTTTTTATCTGGGTTTTGACCAAATATGGAGGGCGTTTTTGGTATTACATTAATATTTGGATTTATGATGACAGAAAAATCTGAGTGTTACAGAGCAGCATGAGTTCATCATCATTGTTTAGTAAATCGAAATTAAAACAATTTGCAGTACATTTTTTTTGTCGTTCCATTCCATTGTTTTGGCATTTTCCTtttacaataaattttaaattaacaaaatatatGCCTAAAGTCCAATGTTAATATTACTACATGGTTTAATAGCTTTTGGTCCTTAATATTACAAGTCAATTTAAATCTAAAAGATGAGAAAACTGTAGATTTCAACTGATAAACTCAATTTGActaagttaattaattaatttgtcatcaatagtattttatatatatatagatcaTTGTTAAGTTGGAAATTTTGTTTAACCAATAAGAGAATAAGTGCAGAAGTGTAGTGTTGAAGAAAGTTTTGAAAAGATTCATCTTGGCTGCAGCACACTCTGGAGCCTCGTTATGGCGAAATTTAAGTCCAACGGAGTTAAAATATGTTACTACTCTACAACATTAGTGGATTAAGTGggtaaaaactaaaaactagtAAAACAATTTTCTCTGCAAATGTTTTCCAAAGCAAATTTCTTTTCGTTTACAATGTATTTGCACAGTAAAATCTCCACAAAATATATATGAGCTCAAAGTCAAATTACTAGGATGTAcaatatagttttttttattgttagtTTTTTATTAACTTACATCATTATCGAAGTTAATGTTAAATTATTAATGTATGAGCTCAAAGTCAAATTACTAGGATGTATGGAGTATGTATTAACTCATTTTGGTTATCGGTCCTTGTCAACTATCGCCAGCGGATTGAcactaaaatagaaagaaaaaaaaaagataacacCTGTAAGTAGGGTAGGGTAGGGAGGGGCATCGTTCTTGTATTTATTGGGAGGGGCCATAAAATATTCCACGCAAAAAAAACAGCAATTACAGTCGGAGTTGGCACGATTTGATTCAACACAATGTGAAAAGGGAGCCAGAAGAGACATTCTGTCTGTAGATGAGTGTGCTCTTGAGAGATGAGAAGACCCGAGATAAAGGTACAGTTGCCGTCAACATTTTTCGGTGGTATAAAATGATCAAGGAGCTGCTACCATGCTTATGAACCACCAACCCCCTATAAAGGGCTCGGCTATAGTCGTGTCCACACCAAAGTGTTGTTATAATATCCTAGTTTAGCAATAATGATAAAAGCATAATATCTCATCAAATTTTGGTAGTCTTGCAACCTATCTATGTCTCTGAGTTCTCACTTTTATATACACAGTTGCCTCTACGGACACAACAGAAATATCATTAAACGAAACCTTTCAagtttcatcattttcttagcGATCATCAAAGATTTACCATGCTCGATGCTGCATAGCAGGGTGAGTGTACATGTTCACCCACAAGCCCAAGTAATCCCACTAAAATCCTCTTTGCTTTCACCAAAACTCTCCTCAACTGCATGCTCCATTCTTGAAATGGTGAAAACGACTTGTGTCTCTTACTGTTATTTCTCTCTTAGTAATAGTTGTAATGTATTTTAAGGCAGTATGGCAGTCACCACACACCCTCAAATTCTTGGTAAccatgatagttttgtcgggttTAAGGCTAATGATCCCATATGCAACAGCAAGTTTCTCGCTGTGATAGAGGACCATCttttccttctcctcctcttcaACGTTATGGTAAACAAACTCAGAATCTGCAGCGTAGCCTAATCGTTTCATCTCAGACATGAGCTCCTCCAATTTCTTATATATTTTACGCGATTCTTGGTGAGACCAATCTCCACCAACAAAGCCATGAACAACCCCATTCATCTCAATCCAGCTGCATCCAGGTCTTTTCTTGAAGCCCATCTCCTTCTGTTGGATTCGTATATTTGCAGCATCATCCCATCTTTCAGCAGTGGTGTACAAATTACATAACAGATCAAAATTCTCGGTGCTTGCAGGTCCCAAGGTTTGAATCTTCTCGGAAACTTCCTCTGCAAGTTGAATATTTCGGTGGATCCTACAAGCCGCTAGTAAGGAATTCCATACATGAGCATCGGGCTCAAATGGCATCGTGTTGATGAGTTTATGTGCCTCATCCAAGAAGCCAGCACGGCCCAACAGATCCACCATGCAAAAGTAGTGATCCATCTTGGGCACAATGTTGAATTCTTGAGTCATGGCTCGAAACAGATGTTTCCCTTCAGCAATGAGCCCCGAATGGCTGCAAGCCGACAGCAATACAGTGAAGGTTATTTCATCCGCTTTATAACCCCCATTCTTCATATCCTCAAACAGCAGAATTGCTTCCTTCCCAAGCCCATGAATTCCATAACCAACAATCATGGCATTCCACGACACCACATCCTTCTCGTGCATCCTGTCAAATATATGCCTTGCAGCTTCCATCTTGTCACACTTACTGTACATGCTGATCACAGCATTACAAATTGAGACATCTGCTGTGAATCCACGAACGATTGAGTAGCTGTGACCACAGACTCCATGTTGAAGGGCTGCTAGATAAGAGCAGGCTGGCAAGAATCCCATCATGGTTGCCAATTCTGGTTCAACGCCTACAACCTGCATTTTTCGGAAAAGCTGCAGGCCTCCTCTGCATAGCCATTTTGAACACAACCTGATATTACAGCACTGTATGAAACAGAATCCTTAACCTGCATACCCTCAAAGAATCCCATTGCATCATTTATCGACCCACATTTTGCATACATCGAAACGAGTGTATTACCCaccataaaatcaaataacaaTCCTAGCTTGATCATGTAACATTGCATCTGTCTCCCCATGCTCTAATCATTCAGCTTAGCACAACCACGAACAATTGTCGCGAGCATGACCGGAGAAGGACTCCCACCAACTTCCACCCTCATTTTTCCGAGCAATTTAAAGCCCTCAAGCATAG is part of the Salvia splendens isolate huo1 chromosome 6, SspV2, whole genome shotgun sequence genome and encodes:
- the LOC121807215 gene encoding aspartate aminotransferase, mitochondrial-like, whose product is MAHLIRAGSSCRLASSGAARSMSTAWWRHVEPAPKDPILGVTEAFLADPSPAKVNVGVGAYRDDNGKPVVLECVREAERRIAGNSNMEYLPMGGSVNMVQETLKLAYGEDSDLIKDKRIAAVQALSGTGACRLFADFQKRFSPDSQIFIPVPTWSNHHNIWRDAHVPQRTFHYYHPESKGLDFAGLMDDVKNAPNGSFFLLHACAHNPTGVDPTEEQWKEISNQFKVKGHFALFDMAYQGFASGDPERDAKSIRIFLEDGHLIGCAQSYAKNMGLYGQRVGCLSVVCEDEKQAVAVKSQLQQLARPMYSNPPVHGALIVSTILSDPDLKKLWLKEVKGMADRIIGMRTALKQNLEKLGSPLSWEHITKQIGMFCYSGMTPEQVDLLTNEFHIYMTRNGRISMAGVTTGNVGYLANAIHEVTKSG